Proteins encoded in a region of the Flammeovirga yaeyamensis genome:
- a CDS encoding FKBP-type peptidyl-prolyl cis-trans isomerase, which produces MKVEEGLVVALTYKLYEKDANGKFIEEATADEPFLFYVGSGGVLPKFEEALIGKEEGDSFKLALGYLDAYGEIIEQYQNVKVDKAAFGFVDKEEEEAFLQVGHILSVADQDGDVYDGKIIQLNKKDVVMDMNHELAGMDLFFDGKIIEVRKPTKEESDFDGEGVEIMPS; this is translated from the coding sequence ATGAAAGTTGAAGAAGGATTGGTCGTTGCATTGACCTATAAATTATACGAAAAAGATGCCAACGGAAAGTTCATTGAAGAAGCAACAGCGGATGAACCTTTCTTGTTCTACGTGGGTTCTGGCGGAGTGCTGCCAAAATTCGAAGAGGCTTTAATTGGCAAAGAAGAAGGGGATAGCTTCAAATTAGCTTTGGGCTATTTGGATGCTTACGGAGAAATTATCGAGCAATATCAAAATGTAAAAGTCGATAAGGCGGCTTTTGGTTTTGTCGATAAGGAAGAAGAGGAAGCGTTCCTTCAGGTGGGTCATATTCTTTCTGTTGCCGATCAGGATGGTGATGTTTACGATGGTAAAATCATCCAATTGAATAAGAAAGATGTGGTGATGGACATGAACCACGAATTGGCAGGGATGGACTTATTCTTTGATGGAAAAATTATTGAAGTAAGAAAGCCTACCAAAGAAGAAAGTGATTTCGATGGTGAAGGTGTTGAAATCATGCCCTCATAA
- a CDS encoding YwbE family protein, whose amino-acid sequence MDGKKRSNIKIGGHVMIVLKEDQRTGDLTEGFVERILTKSSTHPHGIKVKLETGEVGRVKQILEDGEF is encoded by the coding sequence ATGGACGGAAAGAAAAGAAGCAATATCAAAATAGGCGGTCATGTGATGATCGTCCTAAAAGAAGATCAACGCACAGGCGATCTTACCGAGGGTTTTGTAGAGAGAATTCTTACAAAATCGTCGACTCACCCTCATGGAATTAAAGTAAAATTAGAGACCGGAGAAGTAGGGAGAGTAAAACAAATTTTAGAGGACGGAGAATTTTAG